One region of Flavobacterium pisciphilum genomic DNA includes:
- a CDS encoding helix-turn-helix domain-containing protein translates to MEVIAIQKSTLDGMKNELKALLEMTENAVRKYTPIFKEEKWLDNQEVCLMMDITKRTLQTYKDKGLLPYSKLNRKNYYKRSDVLSLLEAGHPYNTNDNEFIDE, encoded by the coding sequence ATGGAAGTTATTGCAATACAAAAATCCACATTAGACGGAATGAAGAATGAACTAAAAGCACTTTTAGAAATGACCGAAAATGCTGTACGGAAATATACTCCAATTTTCAAAGAAGAAAAGTGGCTCGATAACCAGGAAGTGTGCCTGATGATGGATATTACCAAACGGACTTTGCAGACCTATAAAGACAAAGGGCTATTGCCATATTCCAAACTGAACCGCAAAAATTATTATAAACGCTCGGATGTACTGTCTTTGCTCGAAGCTGGACACCCCTACAATACCAATGACAATGAATTTATTGACGAATGA
- the tnpA gene encoding IS66 family insertion sequence element accessory protein TnpA produces MRRHKTEQQKLLILYRASGLSIAAFCKKHDLVRATFDYWLKKDKEKSRGSFVAIKPPVITSPSVALPSIELSFPNGVTLKTAITNPDFISSLIRLV; encoded by the coding sequence AGAGCAGCAAAAGCTATTGATCCTATATAGAGCAAGTGGTCTTTCAATAGCAGCCTTTTGCAAGAAGCATGATCTTGTAAGAGCGACCTTCGACTATTGGTTAAAGAAGGATAAAGAAAAGTCAAGGGGTAGTTTTGTTGCCATCAAGCCTCCTGTCATCACCTCGCCAAGTGTGGCCTTACCTTCAATTGAGCTAAGCTTTCCCAATGGGGTTACCTTGAAGACAGCCATAACCAACCCTGATTTCATTTCCTCACTCATTCGATTAGTCTGA
- a CDS encoding helix-turn-helix domain-containing protein has translation MNLLTNEAEEVIEQQQMIMQLRNRIESILKNYRPVMNGEIYLSGEDVCKLLHISKRTLQQYRDDNILPYIQIGGKIIYKETDLMTILEQNYINHKTNSG, from the coding sequence ATGAATTTATTGACGAATGAAGCTGAAGAAGTAATCGAACAACAGCAAATGATAATGCAGTTGAGAAACCGTATTGAAAGCATATTAAAAAATTATCGTCCTGTAATGAACGGAGAAATTTATTTGTCGGGCGAAGATGTATGCAAATTGCTACATATCAGCAAACGGACTTTACAGCAATACCGTGATGATAATATCCTGCCGTATATTCAGATCGGTGGCAAAATTATTTATAAGGAAACAGATTTGATGACAATATTGGAGCAGAATTATATCAATCACAAAACAAATTCAGGCTAA
- the tnpB gene encoding IS66 family insertion sequence element accessory protein TnpB (TnpB, as the term is used for proteins encoded by IS66 family insertion elements, is considered an accessory protein, since TnpC, encoded by a neighboring gene, is a DDE family transposase.) → MFSLGSEHRYYLYRGSCDMRRSFNGLCGLISSDLNLNPLSGDVFVFLNKAGTHIKLLHWESGGFVLYYKRLEKGSISVPTNTLSDQISYSDLVLMIAGVEVLKSRQKKRYKLH, encoded by the coding sequence ATGTTTAGCTTAGGATCCGAGCATCGATACTACCTGTATCGTGGTAGCTGTGATATGCGTCGTTCATTTAACGGACTTTGCGGTCTGATTAGTAGCGACCTCAACCTTAATCCGCTTAGCGGAGATGTATTTGTTTTCTTGAACAAAGCAGGCACCCATATCAAATTGCTTCATTGGGAGTCCGGAGGATTTGTGCTCTATTATAAAAGGCTGGAAAAGGGGAGTATATCGGTGCCTACAAATACACTTTCAGACCAGATATCGTACAGTGATTTGGTATTGATGATCGCAGGAGTAGAGGTGTTGAAAAGTCGTCAAAAAAAACGATATAAATTACACTGA
- the tnpC gene encoding IS66 family transposase, translating to MQATFEKLSKQELLTLVKVQNDRVLELENKNGQIANNNHTLSQQYHTLSDKCDYLQYKVALLTRMLFGQQTERFAKAEQPELPFAPSAEEQKQVQEQIEEKITYTRKKAAGGHKGRAALPEHLPVEEIEIHPEQDLTDSVVIGKDITDELEFEPARFYIKRYIRYKYATKDRSSVSIGPLPERVIDKGIPGPGLLASILTDKYMDHLPLYRQKQRFAREDIKIASSTLEGWTKEALRLLEPLYDKLVADTKSQGYLQVDETTIKVLESEKKGACHRGYYWVYHAPLDGTVLFDYSPTRGAEAPYPILKDFKGYLQSDGYAVYESFGKAKEVTHLACWAHARREYERALDNDKTRAETALVMIQKLYAVERQCRTENLNKAQVKELRLATSLPVLNELGKWIAEDIRNVPPKSQIGKAMAYSIRRWKELCAYLYDGDLEIDNNRVENAIRPVALGRKNYLFAGSHEAAQRAAMIYSFFAICKKHEVNPFKWLKYTLENIKTIKYKDITNLYPQNYKKLQKL from the coding sequence ATGCAAGCAACGTTCGAAAAACTATCAAAACAAGAGCTTTTGACCCTGGTCAAAGTTCAAAATGATAGAGTGCTTGAACTGGAAAATAAGAACGGACAAATTGCAAATAACAACCACACCCTTTCTCAGCAATACCATACCCTTTCAGATAAGTGTGATTACCTGCAGTACAAGGTAGCTTTGCTTACCCGTATGCTATTTGGTCAGCAAACTGAGCGTTTCGCCAAGGCCGAACAACCAGAACTTCCCTTTGCTCCAAGCGCTGAAGAACAAAAGCAGGTGCAAGAACAAATTGAAGAAAAGATAACCTACACCCGGAAGAAAGCAGCGGGTGGCCATAAAGGCCGTGCAGCTTTACCAGAGCACTTGCCAGTAGAAGAAATCGAGATCCATCCTGAACAAGACCTGACTGATAGCGTTGTTATCGGCAAGGACATTACAGATGAGCTCGAATTTGAGCCTGCACGCTTTTACATCAAACGCTATATCCGCTACAAATACGCTACTAAAGACCGTAGCTCCGTAAGCATAGGTCCATTGCCGGAAAGAGTAATAGATAAAGGGATCCCCGGCCCGGGACTGCTGGCATCGATCCTAACAGACAAATACATGGATCACCTCCCCCTTTACCGCCAAAAACAAAGGTTTGCCAGGGAGGACATTAAAATAGCCTCCTCTACCTTAGAAGGCTGGACAAAGGAAGCCCTGCGACTACTGGAGCCACTCTATGATAAATTAGTAGCCGACACCAAAAGCCAAGGTTACCTCCAGGTGGATGAAACCACCATTAAAGTTTTGGAAAGTGAAAAGAAAGGAGCCTGTCACAGAGGTTACTATTGGGTATATCATGCCCCATTGGATGGTACTGTGCTATTTGACTATAGCCCCACACGTGGGGCTGAAGCACCCTATCCCATATTAAAGGATTTTAAGGGGTATCTCCAAAGTGACGGCTATGCCGTTTATGAAAGCTTTGGCAAAGCAAAGGAGGTTACTCACCTGGCTTGTTGGGCACATGCAAGGAGGGAGTATGAACGCGCTTTGGATAATGATAAAACCAGAGCAGAAACAGCCTTGGTTATGATCCAAAAGTTATATGCTGTAGAACGACAATGCCGCACAGAAAACTTAAATAAGGCGCAGGTTAAAGAATTACGCCTTGCTACGAGCCTTCCTGTGCTTAATGAATTAGGCAAATGGATTGCTGAGGATATCAGGAACGTGCCGCCCAAGTCACAAATAGGCAAGGCGATGGCCTACTCTATTAGGCGTTGGAAGGAACTATGTGCCTATCTCTATGATGGAGACTTGGAAATAGATAACAACCGCGTGGAAAATGCCATAAGACCGGTGGCGCTCGGACGCAAAAACTACCTCTTTGCCGGAAGTCATGAGGCTGCTCAAAGAGCTGCTATGATCTATTCCTTCTTCGCCATCTGCAAGAAGCATGAGGTCAATCCTTTCAAGTGGCTAAAGTATACCTTGGAAAATATAAAGACAATAAAGTACAAGGACATCACTAATCTGTATCCGCAGAACTATAAGAAATTACAGAAACTATAA